The Pedobacter roseus genome contains a region encoding:
- a CDS encoding DUF5009 domain-containing protein encodes MNQLPLRILSIDVLRAITMFLMIFVNDVAGVSHIPEWLKHTEADVDGMGFSDLIFPAFLFIVGLSLPYAIQGRKNKGADLLSISGYIALRALALIVMGFFHVNLENYDKQSALLPYSVYTIFLTISFFLIWLDYPAGMSKLKKNAFIVLGIVLIVILALIYKGGSAENPEALKPHWWGILGIIGWAYLVSAFVYLFSKGNIFVLMLAFVAFAAINITTHTGIFNHRLWIIGDASSITLMLGGVLITSMYKKLIENKKYLDLWILITFYGLLSFAFGMFIRPYAGGISKIYATPAWIFVCMGITIIVFELLIYLVDVKQKKDWFKIIKPAGTSTLTCYLIPYLLYSIFSLVHFRFPHFLSSGIGGIIRSFFIALLVIGIVYFLEKKKLRLKV; translated from the coding sequence ATGAACCAGTTACCGCTCCGTATTTTATCGATCGACGTTTTAAGGGCCATCACCATGTTTCTGATGATCTTTGTGAACGACGTGGCTGGCGTATCACATATTCCAGAATGGCTAAAACATACTGAAGCGGATGTAGATGGAATGGGTTTTTCGGACCTGATTTTTCCGGCATTTTTGTTTATTGTCGGGCTTTCACTGCCTTATGCAATTCAAGGCAGAAAGAATAAAGGAGCGGACCTGCTTTCTATTTCTGGTTACATTGCCTTAAGGGCATTGGCTTTAATTGTAATGGGCTTTTTTCATGTTAATTTAGAAAATTACGATAAACAGTCGGCCTTGTTGCCTTATTCGGTTTATACTATTTTCCTAACCATTTCCTTCTTTTTAATCTGGTTAGATTATCCTGCGGGGATGTCTAAACTTAAAAAGAATGCATTTATCGTTTTGGGAATCGTATTGATTGTAATATTGGCCCTGATCTATAAGGGTGGTTCGGCAGAAAATCCTGAAGCTTTAAAACCGCATTGGTGGGGTATTTTGGGGATTATCGGCTGGGCTTATCTCGTTTCTGCTTTTGTGTATCTTTTTTCCAAAGGAAATATTTTTGTACTCATGCTTGCCTTTGTAGCATTTGCAGCCATCAACATTACTACACATACAGGTATTTTTAACCACCGATTATGGATCATCGGCGATGCTTCTTCCATTACCTTAATGTTAGGCGGGGTATTGATCACTTCGATGTATAAAAAGCTGATCGAAAACAAAAAATACCTCGATTTATGGATCCTGATTACCTTTTATGGTCTTCTTTCTTTTGCTTTTGGCATGTTTATCAGGCCTTATGCAGGCGGAATTTCTAAAATTTATGCCACACCAGCCTGGATATTCGTATGCATGGGCATTACCATCATCGTTTTCGAACTATTAATTTACCTCGTTGATGTAAAACAGAAAAAAGATTGGTTTAAGATAATCAAACCTGCCGGTACCAGTACTTTAACCTGTTATCTCATTCCTTATTTACTGTATTCTATTTTTAGTTTAGTTCATTTTCGCTTCCCGCATTTCCTCAGTTCAGGTATTGGCGGCATCATCAGGTCCTTTTTTATCGCCCTTTTGGTCATCGGGATCGTGTACTTTTTAGAAAAGAAAAAATTGCGTTTAAAAGTTTAA
- a CDS encoding glycoside hydrolase family 2 TIM barrel-domain containing protein: MLKQVSYIVLFITLFTNQLLFAQQSVRLNNNWEFLKQDLGGIWEAVRPVGAGNPEAVPLWQKVTLPHCVNAEDAVDPDINYYQGPAWYRTQLSIENPYQGGRTILHFEGAGQKTEVYVYTTKVGSHIGGYDEWTVDITDAVAAFKKTDVYQKQFKGKVPVSVRTDNSRDLEMIPSDLSDFNIYGGIYRYLNLVYVPSLSVDKMFAKAEVDAQGKLGKLSVKARFYNPDHIGGASIKYKLIDPNGKIVNETYKKIEISDDLKLWDIVIKKPVLWNTDKPLQYTLQYEVIASTGKYKGEEKIGFRNIEFVEKGPFNLNGKRLLLRGTHRHEDHAGVAAAMTEGMIRQEMQMMKDMGVNFIRLGHYQQSRIVLNLCDSLGIMVWEEIPWCRGGLGGDIYKQQAKRMLTNMVEQHYNHPAIIIWGMGNENDWPGDFPEFDKEKIRAFMKELNDLSHQLDKSRYTAIRRCDFCSDIVDVYSPSIWAGWYRGAYTDYKKASEDEFARVKRFLHVEWGGDSHALRHSENPDKALSKIKTGGSADERAGDASLYGGAARISKDGDWSESYITNLIDWHLKEQETMPWLSGTAYWPFKDFSTPVRPDNPVPYMNQKGVVERDFTKKEAYYVFQSYWTDKPMVHIYGHTWPVRWGDEGEEKMVKVYSNCTEAEIFLNGKSFGSKKRNSQDYPAAGLRWNLPFVKGENTVKVIAKQGKETVTDEIKFTYQTEKWTKPAIMELKKIDQQDDVATAEVKLFDAKGVQCLDAINWITFGLTGDGKLIDNQGTSSGSRKVQAYNGRAIIKVKLNKGQSAVSVSSEGLKTVFTTL; this comes from the coding sequence ATGTTAAAGCAAGTTAGTTACATAGTTTTATTCATCACGTTGTTTACCAATCAGTTATTGTTTGCGCAGCAATCGGTTCGTTTGAATAACAATTGGGAGTTTTTAAAACAAGATTTGGGTGGGATCTGGGAAGCCGTTCGTCCCGTAGGTGCAGGCAATCCGGAAGCCGTACCCCTTTGGCAAAAAGTGACTTTACCACATTGTGTAAATGCAGAGGATGCGGTAGATCCTGACATAAACTATTATCAGGGTCCGGCCTGGTACCGTACGCAGCTTAGCATCGAAAATCCTTACCAGGGTGGAAGAACCATTTTGCATTTTGAAGGTGCCGGACAAAAAACTGAAGTTTATGTATACACCACAAAAGTAGGTAGCCATATAGGTGGTTATGATGAATGGACGGTTGACATTACCGATGCGGTGGCGGCTTTCAAAAAAACGGATGTCTACCAAAAACAGTTTAAAGGTAAAGTTCCGGTTTCAGTAAGGACCGATAATTCAAGAGATCTCGAAATGATTCCTTCCGATTTATCCGATTTTAATATCTACGGTGGGATTTACCGCTACCTCAACCTGGTTTATGTACCATCACTTTCAGTTGATAAAATGTTTGCCAAAGCCGAGGTAGATGCGCAGGGTAAATTGGGTAAATTAAGTGTTAAGGCCAGGTTTTATAATCCTGATCATATAGGAGGAGCAAGTATTAAATATAAATTGATTGATCCAAATGGGAAAATTGTAAATGAAACCTATAAAAAAATAGAAATTTCGGATGATTTAAAACTATGGGATATCGTAATTAAAAAGCCTGTTTTATGGAATACTGATAAACCTCTTCAGTATACCTTGCAATATGAAGTAATCGCTTCAACAGGAAAATATAAAGGAGAAGAAAAAATCGGTTTCCGTAACATCGAATTTGTAGAAAAAGGACCTTTTAACCTCAACGGAAAACGTTTATTGTTACGTGGAACGCATCGTCACGAAGATCATGCAGGTGTTGCAGCAGCCATGACTGAAGGTATGATCCGCCAGGAAATGCAAATGATGAAAGATATGGGGGTTAATTTTATCCGCCTGGGGCATTACCAGCAATCGCGCATTGTACTAAACCTTTGCGATAGTTTAGGCATAATGGTGTGGGAAGAAATTCCATGGTGCCGTGGTGGTTTAGGCGGCGATATTTACAAACAACAAGCCAAAAGAATGCTTACCAATATGGTAGAGCAACATTATAACCATCCTGCCATTATCATTTGGGGAATGGGCAACGAAAACGACTGGCCTGGCGATTTCCCTGAATTTGACAAAGAAAAAATCAGGGCTTTTATGAAAGAATTGAATGATCTTTCTCACCAGCTCGATAAATCGCGCTATACCGCCATCCGCCGTTGCGATTTCTGCAGTGATATTGTAGATGTTTATTCACCCTCTATCTGGGCCGGCTGGTATCGTGGTGCCTATACTGATTATAAAAAAGCTTCGGAAGATGAGTTTGCCAGGGTGAAGCGTTTTTTACATGTGGAGTGGGGAGGAGACAGCCATGCGCTTCGTCATTCAGAAAACCCTGATAAAGCTTTAAGTAAGATTAAAACTGGTGGCAGTGCTGATGAAAGGGCAGGTGATGCATCATTATATGGTGGTGCTGCAAGAATTTCGAAAGATGGCGACTGGAGCGAATCTTACATCACCAATTTAATCGATTGGCATTTAAAGGAACAGGAAACCATGCCCTGGTTAAGCGGTACAGCTTACTGGCCTTTTAAAGATTTCTCTACACCGGTACGTCCTGATAACCCGGTGCCTTACATGAACCAGAAAGGGGTGGTAGAACGCGATTTCACTAAAAAGGAAGCTTATTATGTTTTCCAATCCTACTGGACAGACAAACCGATGGTACACATTTATGGACATACCTGGCCGGTACGTTGGGGCGACGAAGGCGAAGAGAAAATGGTTAAAGTATACTCGAACTGTACAGAAGCAGAAATTTTCTTAAATGGTAAAAGTTTCGGCAGCAAAAAACGCAATAGTCAGGATTACCCTGCAGCAGGCTTGCGCTGGAACCTTCCTTTTGTTAAGGGCGAAAATACTGTTAAAGTAATTGCCAAACAAGGAAAAGAAACAGTAACCGACGAAATTAAATTTACTTACCAGACCGAAAAATGGACCAAACCTGCTATAATGGAATTGAAGAAAATCGATCAGCAGGATGATGTGGCAACTGCTGAAGTAAAGCTTTTTGATGCTAAAGGTGTACAGTGCTTAGATGCCATTAACTGGATCACTTTTGGTTTAACTGGTGATGGTAAATTAATTGATAATCAAGGCACTTCGTCTGGATCACGCAAAGTGCAGGCTTACAATGGCAGAGCGATTATCAAAGTGAAATTAAACAAGGGGCAAAGCGCAGTATCCGTGAGTTCTGAAGGTTTGAAAACAGTTTTTACAACACTATAA